The Thermodesulfovibrionales bacterium genome segment GCTCCTCGCAATTACCTCTCTCGGGGGAAACAAGGCGATGAAGGAGATGCTCCTTGCACAGCAGCAGTCGTCAGACCAGTGGGCTTTCTATCAGTCCAAGGTGGTCCGCGAGCATTTCTATCGGACGCAGAAGATACAGATGGAGACGGCTCTCCTCGAAAGGGGAGAGGCGATGAGGCCCGATGTCCGGAGGCAGTACGAAGCGCTCCTCAAGAAGGCGCAGGACGAAGAGCTGCGGTACGGAGAGGAGAAGAAGAAGATCGAAGAGGAAGCCAGGCGTCTCGAACATGAGCGCGATCTCTACCGGTCAAAAGACCCGTATTTTGAATATGCCGAGGCCCTCCTCCAGATCTC includes the following:
- a CDS encoding DUF4337 domain-containing protein; protein product: MPEVELPKTDELEEIRGKGFTKRVALSTAIVAVLLAITSLGGNKAMKEMLLAQQQSSDQWAFYQSKVVREHFYRTQKIQMETALLERGEAMRPDVRRQYEALLKKAQDEELRYGEEKKKIEEEARRLEHERDLYRSKDPYFEYAEALLQISIVLASIAIIALSRQIYSFSVVAAVLGTVFMVNGYILIFRLPFFQ